A single window of uncultured Pseudodesulfovibrio sp. DNA harbors:
- a CDS encoding AEC family transporter translates to MSLVILAIAPIFGLILIGFLLRRFEFPAQGFWPASERVTYYVLLPALLVQGLSGKNIQADSLPLAGSVFIAVLSSALLARLVWPFLKLDGPAYTSLFQGAFRPNTYVGLSIASAMLGPDWMTLSAVALLTMIPIINVICVLTLSRHGTPVNGVMGVVRELAKNPLILACLVGLCLNMLHFPLPKVLNDFLDILGRAALPMGLLAVGAGLRLEKVGGGKRTLLVSSVLHLIFLPIIAAGLCALFGADADATLTAVIYTAIPVSASSFILARQMGGDHRLMSQIITFQTLVSAITLPLMLGLLG, encoded by the coding sequence ATGTCTCTGGTCATCCTTGCCATTGCCCCTATTTTCGGGCTAATTCTGATTGGTTTCCTTTTGCGTCGTTTTGAATTTCCTGCACAGGGATTCTGGCCTGCATCGGAGAGGGTGACCTATTATGTCCTCCTTCCGGCCCTGTTAGTGCAGGGACTTTCCGGCAAGAATATTCAAGCGGACAGCCTTCCGCTTGCCGGATCGGTGTTTATTGCGGTGCTTTCCTCTGCCTTGCTTGCTCGATTGGTCTGGCCGTTTCTCAAACTCGACGGGCCTGCATATACATCATTGTTTCAAGGGGCTTTCAGACCGAATACTTATGTTGGGTTATCCATCGCGTCGGCCATGCTTGGCCCGGATTGGATGACTTTATCCGCGGTGGCGCTGTTGACCATGATCCCGATAATCAACGTTATCTGTGTGTTGACACTTTCCCGGCACGGCACTCCCGTCAATGGCGTTATGGGGGTGGTCCGTGAATTGGCGAAGAATCCGCTTATTCTTGCCTGTCTGGTCGGATTGTGTCTGAACATGTTGCATTTCCCGTTGCCGAAAGTGCTTAATGATTTTCTGGATATTTTGGGGCGGGCTGCCTTGCCCATGGGGTTGCTGGCTGTGGGGGCCGGGTTGCGACTGGAGAAGGTCGGGGGTGGCAAACGGACGTTATTGGTTTCTTCTGTCCTTCATTTAATCTTTCTTCCAATTATAGCTGCTGGATTATGTGCTCTGTTTGGTGCAGATGCGGATGCAACATTGACGGCTGTCATTTACACCGCGATTCCTGTGTCGGCGTCGTCTTTCATTTTGGCTCGTCAAATGGGAGGGGACCATCGACTGATGTCCCAGATTATTACTTTTCAAACGCTGGTCTCTGCCATAACCCTTCCGCTTATGTTGGGGCTATTGGGATAG
- a CDS encoding FecR domain-containing protein, with protein sequence MIGSTFFPHYRMLIKDGIRFFLPLLLTVGFFIVASTISTAQAAEEEPTVGSVKTVTGTANLNRNGQLLIAHVGDHLYKNDILITADNSSLGVIFRDDTILSLGSRSEVCIDEFIFDPAHDDVSFVTSVSKGTAQFISGQIAKVAPDKMTVETPLSTIGIRGTRFLVKVD encoded by the coding sequence ATGATCGGCTCCACTTTTTTCCCGCACTACCGAATGCTGATCAAAGACGGTATTCGATTCTTTTTGCCACTTCTTCTCACCGTAGGTTTTTTCATTGTCGCGAGCACTATTTCCACCGCACAGGCTGCCGAAGAAGAACCCACTGTCGGCTCGGTAAAGACTGTGACCGGCACGGCCAATCTCAACCGCAACGGCCAATTGCTCATCGCTCATGTCGGTGACCATCTGTATAAAAACGACATACTTATCACGGCCGACAACTCCTCCCTCGGCGTCATTTTTCGCGATGACACAATCTTGTCCCTCGGCTCCCGGTCGGAAGTATGCATTGATGAATTCATTTTCGATCCGGCGCACGATGACGTGTCCTTTGTTACCAGCGTCTCCAAAGGCACCGCCCAATTCATTTCCGGGCAGATCGCCAAGGTCGCACCGGACAAGATGACTGTAGAGACGCCCCTTTCAACTATCGGAATCCGGGGCACCCGATTTCTCGTCAAGGTCGATTAG
- a CDS encoding LytTR family DNA-binding domain-containing protein, translating to MPKLKTLLIHPDPEVRTALRDVLDEVPFIQVLGEAVTAFEAMEMLESIPYGVFFLGVDLPGGASGIEMAQMLGGRKNKPALVFISDSEGQAYSAFELGATDYLLWPPAPGRMARTMDRLQTFKTRFREVPPPEPHMDEADETPDESKEQTVKLPLPEDEQDSFLAALKAAWDQTANRRPEIDKLAVSQDGRTILIPYDQIIFVEAFEDYSYVHTANQKFLSSHRLKNLEDRLGPHRFFRVHRKYLVNLDMVTEIASMPGSNFMLRTAGRTRIELPISRRRIAELKKIIGL from the coding sequence ATGCCCAAGCTGAAAACTCTTCTCATCCACCCTGACCCGGAAGTCCGCACAGCCCTGCGTGATGTCTTGGATGAGGTCCCGTTTATTCAGGTGCTCGGCGAGGCTGTGACAGCTTTTGAGGCTATGGAAATGCTTGAATCCATCCCTTATGGTGTATTTTTTCTTGGCGTTGATTTGCCGGGGGGAGCCAGTGGTATCGAGATGGCTCAGATGCTTGGTGGACGAAAAAATAAACCTGCATTGGTGTTTATCTCTGATTCTGAAGGGCAAGCGTATTCCGCTTTTGAATTGGGAGCTACGGACTATTTGCTTTGGCCTCCTGCGCCGGGGCGCATGGCTCGGACAATGGATCGGCTCCAGACGTTCAAGACCCGGTTCCGCGAAGTGCCGCCGCCTGAGCCTCACATGGATGAAGCGGATGAAACCCCGGATGAGAGCAAGGAGCAAACCGTTAAGCTGCCCCTGCCCGAAGATGAACAGGATTCATTTTTGGCTGCACTCAAGGCAGCATGGGATCAAACCGCCAACCGTAGGCCGGAAATCGACAAGCTTGCCGTGAGTCAAGACGGGCGGACCATTCTTATTCCGTATGATCAGATAATTTTTGTGGAGGCGTTTGAGGATTATTCTTACGTCCACACGGCCAATCAAAAATTTCTTTCGTCCCATCGTCTCAAGAACCTTGAAGACCGGTTGGGACCGCACAGGTTTTTTCGCGTGCACCGCAAGTATTTGGTGAATCTCGACATGGTTACGGAGATTGCCAGTATGCCTGGTTCCAATTTTATGTTGCGCACGGCAGGCCGGACTCGCATCGAGTTGCCTATCAGTCGGCGGCGTATCGCTGAATTGAAGAAGATCATCGGGCTGTAA
- a CDS encoding OmpA family protein, whose amino-acid sequence MKKITLLIFSLLLLVGCGQKVVLLPDLDGHVGQVTVTAHSGETVTLNQANQTVSGKDDVYTMSESEVQSAFSEALAAQPEPTARFLLYFFSDSTKLKAESETVLSKIMESYRTRSSTDVSIIGHTDTVGEKQYNYDLSLRRALSIKKKLIEDGMPADIIQTTSHGETNPLIPTPDGKREPKNRRVEVLVR is encoded by the coding sequence ATGAAAAAAATCACTCTGCTTATTTTCAGTTTATTACTGTTGGTCGGATGCGGTCAGAAAGTAGTTCTTCTGCCTGATCTGGATGGACATGTCGGACAAGTTACCGTGACTGCCCATTCAGGCGAAACAGTGACTCTGAACCAAGCCAATCAGACTGTCAGCGGAAAAGATGACGTATATACAATGTCAGAAAGCGAAGTTCAGTCTGCCTTTTCAGAGGCATTGGCTGCCCAGCCGGAGCCGACTGCACGGTTCCTACTGTACTTCTTCAGTGATTCAACCAAGCTCAAAGCTGAATCCGAAACAGTACTTTCTAAAATCATGGAGAGTTATCGGACGCGCTCATCCACCGACGTCTCAATAATCGGCCACACCGATACGGTCGGAGAAAAGCAATACAACTATGATCTCTCGCTCAGGCGGGCACTCAGCATTAAAAAGAAACTCATAGAAGACGGAATGCCTGCGGATATAATCCAGACCACATCCCATGGGGAAACCAATCCTCTGATCCCTACACCGGACGGCAAGCGGGAACCAAAGAACAGACGTGTAGAGGTCCTTGTCAGGTAG
- a CDS encoding cytochrome c — MNRTIVLAVATALITIFAVSMAFAMGGGNARKGKFLYRKNCRTCHNGAQAPDLSPADRTQAEWTATFKDTSKIKCSGDWSASEKDLNDIFTYLHDFAKDSPSPAKCS, encoded by the coding sequence ATGAACCGCACAATCGTTCTGGCTGTTGCAACGGCCCTGATTACTATTTTTGCAGTTTCCATGGCCTTTGCCATGGGTGGCGGCAATGCTCGCAAGGGTAAGTTCCTTTACCGTAAAAACTGTCGTACCTGCCATAATGGTGCTCAAGCTCCTGATTTGAGTCCGGCTGATCGTACTCAGGCTGAATGGACTGCCACGTTCAAGGACACAAGCAAGATCAAGTGTTCCGGCGACTGGTCGGCTTCTGAAAAAGATCTGAACGACATTTTCACGTATCTGCATGATTTTGCCAAGGACTCTCCGTCCCCGGCTAAGTGTAGCTAG
- a CDS encoding 4Fe-4S dicluster domain-containing protein — protein MAQQLAMVIDAAKCIDCKACVAACKVANQVPEGQWRNWIKPTNDTPVPGKKSDAARFQPGACMHCENPTCVDACPTGATFKDTETGEVVINEGLCIGCGNCIPACPYDARFRNEVKRKADKCNYCPERRAAGVPPACVDTCPTKARVFGDINDPDSEAGRLYLKNKDRLTRVAAKTDTKPNMFYLGNPGPGEWGREAIIPASMVAMKQSAPLVKGIVALSGLGVLAMLGRQLFVGSDSDHKEDSDA, from the coding sequence ATGGCACAGCAACTTGCGATGGTTATTGATGCGGCCAAGTGCATCGACTGCAAAGCGTGTGTGGCTGCCTGCAAGGTAGCCAACCAAGTCCCTGAAGGGCAGTGGCGCAATTGGATTAAACCGACCAACGATACGCCGGTTCCCGGCAAAAAAAGCGATGCCGCCAGATTCCAGCCCGGCGCATGCATGCACTGCGAAAACCCCACTTGTGTGGATGCCTGTCCCACTGGTGCGACATTTAAGGATACGGAAACCGGCGAAGTCGTTATTAACGAAGGACTGTGTATTGGATGCGGTAACTGTATTCCTGCCTGTCCCTATGACGCCCGTTTCCGTAACGAGGTCAAGCGCAAGGCGGATAAGTGTAATTACTGTCCCGAGCGCAGGGCCGCGGGTGTTCCTCCAGCATGTGTGGACACTTGTCCCACCAAGGCTCGGGTCTTTGGCGATATCAATGATCCCGACAGCGAAGCCGGTCGTCTGTATCTTAAGAATAAGGACCGTCTGACTCGTGTGGCCGCCAAGACCGACACCAAACCGAATATGTTTTATCTCGGTAACCCCGGTCCGGGCGAATGGGGCCGAGAGGCCATCATTCCTGCATCCATGGTCGCCATGAAGCAGTCCGCACCATTGGTGAAGGGTATCGTGGCCCTGTCCGGTCTGGGCGTGCTTGCCATGCTTGGCCGTCAACTGTTTGTCGGCTCCGATTCCGACCACAAGGAGGATTCCGATGCCTAA
- a CDS encoding DUF554 domain-containing protein — MLPIGSIVNAFAIIGGSVLGCWLQSHFPERIRTIVFQGLGLSVLLIGIQMALKTEDTLLVIFAILLGGITGELLRLDTLFERLGNRFKKLIGSKNAKFTEGLITASLVYCIGAMAIIGPLEEGIRGDTTVLFTKSILDGFASIAFAATYGSGVLFSFIPVLFYQGALTLGANFFQQYFSDLMIAQITGCGGLLIIGIGINLLELTEIRMANLLPSLAYVVILTAIFA; from the coding sequence TTGCTGCCCATCGGTTCCATCGTCAACGCCTTCGCCATCATTGGTGGCTCTGTTCTCGGGTGTTGGCTTCAATCTCATTTTCCTGAACGAATTCGGACTATTGTTTTTCAAGGCCTGGGTCTGAGTGTTCTGCTTATCGGCATCCAGATGGCACTCAAAACCGAAGACACCCTCCTCGTCATTTTCGCTATTCTTCTGGGCGGCATCACTGGAGAGCTGTTGCGGCTGGATACGCTCTTCGAACGTCTCGGCAACCGCTTCAAAAAACTCATCGGTTCAAAAAACGCCAAATTCACTGAAGGTTTAATCACAGCCTCCCTCGTCTACTGCATCGGAGCCATGGCCATCATCGGTCCTCTTGAGGAAGGCATACGTGGCGATACAACCGTGTTGTTCACCAAGTCCATTCTCGACGGTTTCGCCTCTATCGCATTTGCCGCCACATATGGCTCCGGCGTTCTTTTCTCTTTTATCCCGGTCCTGTTCTATCAAGGGGCATTGACCTTGGGAGCCAATTTTTTTCAACAATATTTCTCGGATCTGATGATTGCCCAGATCACTGGTTGCGGCGGCTTACTTATTATAGGCATAGGCATCAACCTGCTTGAATTGACCGAAATCAGAATGGCGAACCTGCTCCCCTCTTTGGCCTATGTAGTCATTCTGACTGCCATTTTCGCATAA
- a CDS encoding N-acyl homoserine lactonase family protein has product MSIYTIHPIVMGTKVFDKGMMTYQQGYGTPYTIPIYTWYIEGGDKKILVDTGEMHPIISDEREKSIGGKIYTFEEGLAKYGLKPEDIDIIIHTHLHNDHCENDYKCENAKIYVHEKEMEHIHDPHPLDFRYLEDYIEDVEENGQVITVDGDTEVLPGITMIHTPAHTPGGMSVKIETDKGSVLICGFCTILENLNPPIEVKAMEMEVIPPGTNTGPNEAYDILLKAKGMADHVLPLHEPKWASMETVPE; this is encoded by the coding sequence ATGAGCATATACACCATTCATCCCATAGTCATGGGAACCAAGGTATTTGACAAGGGAATGATGACGTACCAGCAGGGGTACGGCACTCCGTATACTATCCCTATATATACTTGGTATATAGAAGGTGGAGATAAAAAAATTCTGGTGGATACGGGTGAAATGCACCCGATTATTTCGGATGAACGGGAAAAATCCATTGGGGGCAAAATTTATACTTTTGAGGAGGGGCTGGCGAAATACGGTCTCAAGCCTGAAGATATTGATATCATCATCCACACCCATCTGCACAACGACCATTGCGAGAACGATTACAAGTGTGAGAATGCGAAAATTTATGTGCATGAAAAGGAAATGGAACATATTCATGATCCTCATCCGCTCGATTTTCGTTACCTTGAGGACTACATTGAAGACGTAGAGGAAAATGGTCAGGTCATCACCGTGGATGGTGATACCGAAGTTTTGCCGGGTATTACCATGATTCATACCCCGGCCCATACCCCCGGCGGCATGTCCGTGAAGATTGAAACCGATAAAGGGTCGGTTCTTATCTGTGGGTTCTGCACTATTTTGGAAAATTTGAATCCTCCCATTGAGGTCAAGGCCATGGAGATGGAAGTTATCCCCCCCGGAACGAATACCGGCCCGAACGAAGCTTATGATATCCTGCTCAAGGCCAAGGGCATGGCTGATCACGTCCTGCCGCTGCATGAACCGAAGTGGGCGAGTATGGAGACGGTACCAGAGTAG
- the acs gene encoding acetate--CoA ligase — MDQSGTVDSLLQEERVFRPLPQLVIEANVNPQELEAAHKFARMDSLGYWEEAADELDWFKKWDQVLDDKDAPFYRWFPGARCNIVYNALDRHIETANKNKLALIWEGEPGDQRKYTYFELYREVNRFANALRSLGIRKGDRVVIYMPPLPETIVAMLAAAKIGAIHSVVFAGFSAKALRQRINDAQAKLLITADGFYRNGQIVNLKETADEALVGACADCVDSMVVVRRCNLSVDMMDGRDFQYEDLVRQERNEAPTEVMDADDPLFLMYTSGTTGKPKGIVHSHAGYMVGVNRTLTTVFDIKPTDIFWCTADPGWVTGHSAGIYGPLMAGTTSVMYEGHPNYPQADRLWSIVAKYGVTTFYTAPTMIRMLMRFGAQYPKQHDLSSLRLLGSVGEPISPEAWTWLYKNIGRSECPVLDTWWQTETGMFMIAPMPISLLKPGSVTKPLPGVECDVVDRDGNPVPPGKGGLLVVTKPWPAMMTGYWNDDEAFKECWEKIPGVYYAGDVAKKDEDGYFWIQGRADDVINIAGHRIGSAELEAAFGMHRAVSECAVIGVPDKIKGEAAKAFIQINDDFDPDDDLIKDLKRTIRNELGPVAVIKSIEFRDKLPKTRSGKIMRRVLKAEESGHEIGDLTGLEED; from the coding sequence ATGGACCAGTCAGGAACAGTAGACAGCTTGTTGCAGGAAGAGCGCGTTTTTCGTCCCCTTCCGCAATTGGTTATCGAGGCCAACGTCAATCCCCAGGAATTGGAGGCTGCGCACAAATTTGCACGCATGGACTCTCTTGGTTACTGGGAGGAGGCTGCTGACGAACTCGATTGGTTCAAGAAGTGGGATCAGGTGCTCGATGACAAAGACGCACCGTTCTACCGCTGGTTTCCCGGCGCACGATGCAACATTGTTTACAATGCGCTCGATCGGCATATCGAAACAGCCAACAAGAACAAGCTCGCCCTGATCTGGGAAGGTGAACCCGGCGATCAGCGTAAATACACCTATTTTGAACTCTATCGCGAGGTGAATAGGTTCGCTAATGCTTTACGTTCACTCGGTATCCGCAAAGGTGATCGGGTGGTTATCTATATGCCGCCGCTCCCGGAAACCATTGTTGCCATGCTGGCCGCTGCCAAGATCGGGGCCATTCATTCCGTGGTTTTCGCCGGATTTTCGGCCAAGGCATTACGTCAGCGTATTAATGATGCACAGGCAAAGCTGCTTATTACTGCTGATGGATTTTATCGCAACGGCCAGATCGTCAATCTCAAGGAAACCGCTGATGAAGCACTGGTCGGGGCCTGTGCTGACTGTGTTGATTCCATGGTTGTGGTCCGCCGCTGTAATCTCAGTGTGGACATGATGGATGGTCGTGATTTTCAATACGAAGACCTTGTCCGTCAGGAACGCAACGAAGCTCCCACCGAGGTCATGGACGCGGATGATCCGCTCTTTTTGATGTATACTTCTGGTACTACCGGCAAACCAAAGGGAATTGTTCATTCTCATGCGGGATATATGGTGGGTGTTAACCGGACGTTGACCACGGTATTTGACATCAAACCGACAGATATTTTTTGGTGTACCGCTGATCCGGGGTGGGTCACCGGCCATAGTGCCGGGATATATGGTCCACTTATGGCTGGTACTACCTCCGTCATGTATGAAGGCCATCCCAATTATCCGCAGGCGGACAGACTTTGGTCCATTGTCGCGAAATACGGGGTAACCACCTTCTACACCGCACCGACCATGATTCGTATGCTTATGCGATTTGGCGCCCAGTATCCCAAGCAGCATGATCTTTCCAGTTTGCGTCTACTCGGTTCCGTGGGGGAGCCTATATCCCCGGAAGCTTGGACGTGGCTCTATAAGAATATCGGACGCTCCGAATGCCCTGTGCTCGACACATGGTGGCAGACAGAGACCGGTATGTTCATGATCGCCCCCATGCCGATATCTCTACTGAAACCCGGTTCCGTGACCAAACCTCTCCCAGGTGTGGAGTGCGATGTTGTGGATCGAGACGGTAACCCTGTGCCTCCCGGCAAAGGTGGATTGCTTGTCGTGACCAAGCCGTGGCCCGCTATGATGACGGGCTATTGGAATGACGACGAAGCTTTCAAGGAATGCTGGGAAAAGATTCCCGGTGTATATTATGCCGGTGATGTGGCTAAGAAGGACGAGGACGGTTATTTCTGGATTCAGGGTCGGGCCGACGATGTCATCAACATCGCCGGGCATCGCATCGGCTCAGCCGAACTGGAAGCCGCTTTCGGCATGCATCGTGCCGTGTCTGAATGTGCTGTCATCGGTGTGCCTGACAAGATCAAGGGCGAGGCTGCCAAGGCATTTATTCAGATTAACGACGACTTTGATCCCGACGACGATCTTATCAAGGATCTTAAGCGGACCATTCGGAACGAACTCGGTCCTGTTGCCGTGATCAAATCTATTGAGTTCCGTGATAAGTTACCCAAGACCCGATCCGGCAAAATTATGCGCCGAGTGCTCAAGGCCGAAGAATCCGGTCACGAAATAGGCGACCTCACCGGGCTTGAGGAAGATTAA
- a CDS encoding molybdopterin-dependent oxidoreductase, with the protein MVDIRRYLVSNSKQTMSRRDFFKATGLVAAGAVGGPALLGGLKKAQAASVAAPAWDSKFSACDMCFNKCGLIARVENGVIKKLDPNPKFLKSRGMLCARGNAGLDQVYDPDRLKHPLLRKGARGEGKWQRIPWDEAIDMAAQKMEEVRKKYTPCGHLFSAGTDLHSQFVGRFAEVYGSFNVTSHESLCLVSGNRAFLDTYGEVPFPDVLNSKYIIMAGANRFEALVTPDSIDLMTAIRENGCKLVTLDPRYTKTAALSDEWYPIRPGSDMAFMLALAHVIIGEKLYDPQWIEEKTYGLEQLAEHVKQYTPGFAAEECGIPAEDITRMARELAAAAPAAMIYPGRRTSDYEDSTQIRRSFAIVNGLLGNWDRPGGLLAARQVGLKGVSYDAPWYDENQDDRIDAHKVPMMFEHEGSFLVTRDSVLAEDPYPIKGWFVYKTNPMGTAPNRKKTIEMMNKMDFVTVVDIAMSDTAWYADLVLPSQSYLERIDPCAGLQGSVACACVVKRDPLIKSLYESRSLFDIMKGIAGKMDLGEYFDFTIEEFRKKQTREIPEALEVMDRDGVYYNPSKVYGIYEGRIYKTLSKKVELYNQRYEQMGLDPMPIYTPPTKVPKNQFRLVLGRDAAVTQTSTINNKLLNELNPTNTLWLNIEAAGKLGIADGDLVEVSSPVGRQELKAEVTDRIRKDTVYMLSGYNTLSTMQTLSHGNGASINELLDDDYDTITGNASMHTTFVTVTRKVA; encoded by the coding sequence ATGGTGGATATCCGGAGGTATTTAGTGTCGAATTCCAAGCAGACAATGTCTCGTCGTGATTTCTTCAAGGCTACTGGCCTTGTGGCGGCAGGGGCGGTAGGCGGTCCGGCTTTACTGGGTGGTCTGAAAAAGGCGCAGGCGGCTTCCGTTGCGGCCCCGGCTTGGGACTCCAAGTTTTCGGCCTGCGACATGTGTTTCAATAAATGTGGCCTTATCGCTCGCGTTGAAAATGGGGTCATCAAGAAGCTCGATCCCAATCCCAAATTTCTCAAGTCGCGGGGCATGTTATGTGCCCGCGGTAACGCCGGTCTTGATCAAGTCTATGATCCAGATCGTCTCAAGCATCCCTTGCTCAGAAAGGGAGCACGCGGCGAAGGCAAGTGGCAGCGCATCCCGTGGGATGAAGCCATTGATATGGCCGCGCAGAAAATGGAAGAAGTTCGCAAGAAGTATACCCCCTGCGGTCATCTTTTCTCTGCCGGAACTGATCTGCATTCTCAGTTCGTGGGCCGGTTTGCCGAAGTCTATGGTTCGTTTAATGTCACGTCCCATGAATCACTGTGTCTGGTTTCGGGCAACAGGGCGTTTCTTGATACTTACGGAGAAGTGCCGTTCCCGGACGTGCTCAACTCCAAGTATATCATTATGGCAGGTGCCAACCGCTTCGAAGCTTTGGTCACCCCGGATTCCATTGATTTGATGACCGCCATCCGTGAGAACGGGTGCAAGTTGGTGACGCTTGATCCGCGTTATACCAAGACTGCGGCTCTTTCAGATGAATGGTATCCCATCAGGCCCGGTTCGGACATGGCGTTTATGCTCGCTCTGGCACATGTCATCATCGGTGAAAAACTTTACGACCCGCAGTGGATCGAAGAGAAGACATACGGTCTCGAACAACTGGCCGAACATGTCAAACAGTATACCCCCGGTTTTGCCGCAGAAGAGTGTGGCATTCCGGCAGAAGATATAACCCGTATGGCCCGTGAGCTGGCAGCGGCCGCTCCGGCAGCCATGATTTATCCCGGTCGTCGGACTTCGGATTATGAAGATTCCACCCAGATTCGTCGTAGTTTTGCCATTGTGAATGGTTTGCTCGGCAACTGGGACCGTCCCGGTGGCCTGTTGGCCGCTCGGCAGGTTGGCCTCAAGGGAGTGTCGTATGACGCCCCATGGTATGATGAGAATCAGGACGATCGTATCGACGCCCACAAGGTGCCGATGATGTTTGAGCACGAAGGTTCATTTCTGGTCACGCGTGATTCCGTACTGGCCGAGGACCCATATCCCATCAAGGGGTGGTTCGTGTACAAGACCAACCCTATGGGCACGGCTCCCAATCGGAAGAAGACCATCGAGATGATGAACAAGATGGACTTTGTCACCGTGGTGGATATCGCCATGTCCGACACCGCTTGGTACGCCGATCTGGTTTTGCCATCTCAGAGTTATCTGGAGCGGATTGATCCGTGTGCCGGTTTGCAGGGTTCTGTGGCTTGTGCCTGTGTGGTCAAACGCGACCCACTCATCAAGTCATTGTACGAATCCCGTTCACTCTTCGACATTATGAAGGGTATTGCCGGCAAGATGGACCTCGGTGAATATTTTGATTTCACTATTGAGGAATTTCGCAAGAAGCAGACTCGTGAGATCCCGGAGGCCCTTGAGGTCATGGATCGCGACGGCGTCTACTACAATCCGTCCAAGGTGTACGGCATTTATGAAGGTCGGATTTACAAGACCTTGTCCAAGAAGGTGGAACTGTACAACCAGCGGTACGAACAGATGGGGCTTGATCCCATGCCCATTTATACCCCGCCCACTAAGGTTCCCAAAAATCAATTCCGTCTGGTGCTTGGCCGGGATGCCGCAGTCACCCAGACTTCGACCATTAACAACAAGTTGCTCAATGAGTTGAATCCCACCAATACGTTGTGGCTCAACATCGAAGCAGCTGGGAAGCTCGGCATTGCTGACGGTGATCTGGTCGAAGTGTCCAGCCCCGTTGGCAGGCAGGAACTCAAGGCCGAAGTGACGGATAGAATTAGAAAAGACACGGTGTACATGCTTTCGGGCTACAACACTTTGTCCACCATGCAGACCCTGTCCCATGGCAACGGCGCGTCCATCAATGAACTGTTGGATGACGATTATGACACGATCACAGGGAATGCTTCCATGCATACGACCTTTGTCACCGTAACAAGGAAGGTGGCGTAA
- a CDS encoding metallophosphoesterase family protein encodes MSRIAVMSDIHANFEALKAVLADLDGFAVDAVYCLGDQIGYGPQPQECVDLLRERGVKCLMGNHEQGLINIYYLRGFNQPAADALRKTREMISEETYQWLVSRPKSMVEYGCRFVHGTPPDVVAEYLWKHEKSMGEVFARYSEEICFVGHTHDLIRYVHRNGVSEKISLCQGDTPLEPDMRHLVNIGAVGQPRDGDNRAKYGLFDVESRLLTMRFVKYDIQKTVNRIREHGFHRAFGDRLW; translated from the coding sequence ATGAGTCGAATTGCCGTCATGTCGGATATTCATGCCAATTTTGAGGCATTGAAAGCTGTGCTAGCGGACCTTGATGGGTTTGCTGTGGACGCGGTGTATTGTCTGGGCGACCAGATTGGATATGGGCCGCAGCCGCAGGAATGTGTAGATTTGCTTCGCGAACGCGGGGTCAAGTGCCTCATGGGCAACCATGAACAGGGACTGATCAATATTTATTATTTGCGAGGGTTTAATCAACCTGCTGCGGATGCCTTGCGCAAGACTCGTGAGATGATTTCCGAAGAGACTTACCAATGGCTCGTGTCCCGCCCCAAGAGCATGGTGGAATATGGGTGTCGGTTTGTCCATGGCACACCGCCGGACGTCGTGGCCGAGTACCTGTGGAAACATGAAAAAAGTATGGGTGAAGTTTTTGCTCGTTATTCAGAAGAGATTTGTTTTGTGGGGCATACCCATGATTTGATCCGATATGTTCATCGGAATGGGGTCTCTGAAAAGATTTCTCTTTGCCAAGGGGATACTCCGCTTGAACCCGACATGCGGCATCTGGTGAATATCGGAGCCGTTGGTCAGCCGCGAGACGGTGACAACCGGGCCAAATACGGGCTTTTTGATGTTGAATCCCGTCTTTTAACCATGCGTTTTGTCAAATATGACATTCAAAAAACCGTGAATCGCATACGCGAACACGGTTTTCATCGAGCCTTTGGCGATCGCCTTTGGTAA